In the genome of Coraliomargarita algicola, one region contains:
- a CDS encoding GH39 family glycosyl hydrolase codes for MRIEDFGFCALGQLASKCSVDINSSRLGIGFETLDRDMWDVNQAWPVLNELGVKWARVQSGWAKTERERGIYDFKWLDEIVDNLLKRGVQPWLSVSYGNSLYTADATPDGAGFPPIYTELERQAWINYVKALALHYKDRVTHFEIWNEPDCSGFFKPQVDPVLYADLVRLTVPAIKAVHADSVIIGGAFGSAMNPGGLAFLETCFEHGMAEFCDIISYHGYKFLPEQYIEQEFPAFIALLKKYKPSLGYWQGETGCPSKNPPGNTMALNEMKVSEAIQVKWLLRRVLLELGLDAQMINYFTMGDFGKYLLGGDLGFSSHKGLLRLEDGSRKPAYFALQTLASLLHDPLEVANGRTSFRLQTGDDDHAITREQAAAAYQVNLVRGDVPVHAWWLRESVEQETEWKSITMYYWLEQGLKLEDPVLINPATGEVYQLDLKRNYNMNEFANLPISNSPLLLTDRSILEIS; via the coding sequence ATGAGAATAGAAGACTTTGGTTTTTGTGCGCTTGGGCAGCTTGCTTCTAAGTGTAGCGTCGATATTAATTCCTCCCGCCTAGGCATTGGCTTTGAAACGCTTGATCGTGACATGTGGGACGTCAATCAAGCGTGGCCAGTCTTGAATGAGCTCGGGGTGAAGTGGGCGAGAGTGCAGAGTGGTTGGGCGAAGACCGAGCGCGAGCGAGGGATTTATGACTTTAAATGGCTTGATGAAATTGTCGACAACTTGCTGAAGCGTGGAGTGCAACCATGGTTGAGCGTGAGTTATGGTAATTCCCTATACACGGCTGATGCGACACCGGATGGGGCGGGCTTTCCGCCTATTTACACGGAGCTTGAAAGGCAGGCCTGGATTAATTATGTAAAGGCATTGGCATTGCACTATAAGGATCGTGTGACGCATTTCGAAATTTGGAACGAGCCGGATTGCAGTGGCTTTTTTAAGCCCCAGGTCGATCCAGTTTTGTATGCCGACCTTGTACGACTCACGGTGCCTGCGATCAAGGCAGTGCATGCCGATTCTGTGATTATTGGGGGGGCGTTCGGCTCTGCGATGAATCCAGGTGGTTTGGCATTTTTAGAGACCTGCTTTGAGCACGGGATGGCAGAATTCTGTGATATTATTAGTTATCATGGCTACAAGTTTTTACCTGAACAGTATATTGAGCAGGAGTTTCCTGCGTTTATCGCTTTATTGAAGAAGTATAAGCCATCGTTGGGGTATTGGCAGGGCGAGACCGGTTGTCCTTCGAAGAACCCCCCGGGCAACACTATGGCGCTCAACGAGATGAAGGTGAGTGAAGCTATTCAGGTAAAGTGGTTGTTGCGCCGCGTCCTGTTAGAGCTAGGCTTGGATGCTCAAATGATTAACTATTTTACCATGGGTGACTTTGGTAAGTATCTGCTGGGGGGAGATCTTGGTTTTTCTTCACACAAAGGCCTACTTCGTTTGGAAGATGGTAGTCGCAAACCTGCTTATTTTGCACTGCAGACTTTGGCGAGTTTACTGCATGATCCGTTGGAAGTCGCGAATGGTCGAACTTCGTTTCGACTGCAAACCGGTGATGATGATCATGCGATCACTCGCGAGCAGGCTGCTGCGGCTTATCAGGTGAATCTGGTGCGTGGCGATGTGCCCGTTCATGCTTGGTGGTTACGCGAATCAGTGGAACAGGAGACGGAGTGGAAGAGTATTACTATGTATTACTGGCTGGAGCAGGGCTTGAAACTTGAAGATCCGGTATTAATCAATCCAGCGACTGGGGAGGTTTATCAGCTCGATCTGAAGCGTAACTATAATATGAATGAGTTTGCAAATCTCCCGATCTCGAACTCTCCGTTGTTATTGACGGATCGTTCGATCTTGGAAATTAGCTGA
- a CDS encoding NADPH-dependent assimilatory sulfite reductase hemoprotein subunit yields the protein MISDSQSAPQLHKNEGIKTRSNYLRGTILEGLADVSTGSISADDQQVSKFHGIYQQDDRDVRANRRKHKLDKAYSFLARICLPGGVCTPEQWIVMDDLANYCAFNTLKITTRQAFQLHGILKGNLKNVINSCNEVAMTTLAACGDVNRNVMCNPNPFASEVHAAVQQVALEVDAHLKPQTPAFSEMWLDGKPIQLTVPQAAERSQDCKGDEVEPLYGPTYLPRKFKIAIAIPPYNDVDVFAHCLGFIAIVEDGKLLGFNVSVGGGMGMTHGNEKTFPRLGEVIAFCTPEQVVAVAEKIVTIQRDHGNREDRANARFKYTVERLGKEWIREELENRLGYKLEEAREYKFVSNCDRYGWTEGADGKWHLGLFIEGGRVVDLADKPLKTGLLEIAKVHKGEFRLTANQNLIISNVAAEDKATIDAMVEQYGLDGYKSASGMRRSQIACVALPTCGLALAESERYLPTLVSDLEVILEEAGLQNDEIVIRSTGCPNGCGRPYLGEIGLVGKVPGKYNLYLGAGFDGERLNKLYRTSVTHQQIIDELKPILLAYAKEREEGERFGDFTIRKGYVQATTAGNNFHANIGAEA from the coding sequence ATGATTTCTGACAGCCAATCAGCTCCGCAACTCCACAAAAATGAGGGTATCAAGACTCGCAGTAACTATCTGCGTGGCACGATCCTTGAAGGTCTGGCCGATGTATCCACGGGCTCCATTTCTGCTGATGACCAGCAGGTTTCCAAGTTCCATGGTATTTATCAGCAGGACGACCGCGATGTGCGCGCGAATCGCCGTAAGCATAAGCTGGACAAAGCCTACTCCTTTCTTGCTCGTATTTGCTTGCCGGGTGGCGTGTGCACGCCCGAACAGTGGATCGTGATGGATGACCTGGCGAATTATTGCGCTTTTAACACGCTTAAGATCACCACGCGTCAGGCTTTTCAATTGCACGGCATCTTGAAGGGGAACCTCAAGAATGTGATCAATTCTTGCAACGAGGTGGCGATGACGACCTTGGCCGCCTGTGGTGATGTGAATCGCAACGTAATGTGCAATCCCAACCCTTTTGCTTCCGAAGTGCATGCGGCGGTGCAGCAAGTGGCGCTCGAGGTGGATGCGCATTTGAAGCCGCAGACACCTGCATTTTCTGAAATGTGGTTGGACGGTAAGCCGATCCAGCTGACTGTGCCGCAGGCTGCGGAGCGCTCGCAGGACTGCAAGGGCGATGAGGTTGAGCCACTTTATGGGCCGACTTATTTGCCGCGTAAATTTAAGATCGCGATCGCGATTCCTCCATACAATGACGTCGACGTCTTTGCGCATTGCCTCGGGTTCATCGCGATTGTTGAAGATGGCAAACTGCTCGGTTTCAACGTCAGCGTAGGTGGTGGCATGGGCATGACTCATGGTAACGAAAAGACCTTCCCGCGCTTGGGGGAAGTCATCGCTTTCTGCACACCGGAGCAAGTTGTCGCTGTGGCCGAAAAGATCGTCACGATTCAGCGCGACCATGGTAACCGCGAAGACCGCGCCAACGCCCGTTTCAAATACACCGTGGAGCGCCTCGGTAAGGAGTGGATTCGCGAAGAGTTGGAAAACCGTCTCGGCTATAAGCTGGAAGAGGCTCGCGAATACAAATTTGTCAGTAATTGCGACCGCTATGGTTGGACTGAAGGTGCGGATGGCAAATGGCACCTCGGTCTCTTCATCGAAGGTGGGCGTGTCGTCGACCTCGCAGATAAGCCGCTTAAGACCGGCTTGCTGGAGATCGCGAAAGTGCACAAGGGCGAATTCCGCCTGACTGCCAATCAGAATTTGATCATCAGCAACGTCGCGGCCGAAGACAAGGCGACCATCGATGCGATGGTCGAGCAATACGGTCTGGATGGCTACAAGAGCGCGTCCGGCATGCGTCGCAGTCAGATTGCCTGTGTGGCGCTGCCCACTTGCGGTCTCGCGCTGGCAGAGTCGGAGCGTTATTTGCCGACACTGGTTTCCGACTTGGAAGTGATCCTCGAAGAAGCGGGTCTGCAAAACGACGAGATCGTGATTCGCTCCACCGGTTGCCCCAATGGTTGTGGTCGCCCGTATTTGGGTGAGATCGGCCTCGTGGGCAAGGTGCCTGGTAAATACAACCTTTACCTCGGTGCCGGTTTCGACGGTGAGCGTTTAAATAAGCTCTACCGCACATCCGTCACCCACCAGCAGATCATCGATGAGCTCAAGCCGATCCTACTTGCATACGCCAAAGAGCGCGAAGAGGGCGAACGCTTCGGCGATTTCACCATCCGCAAGGGCTATGTTCAAGCGACCACTGCCGGCAACAACTTCCACGCCAACATCGGCGCGGAGGCCTAG